Part of the Cyprinus carpio isolate SPL01 chromosome A23, ASM1834038v1, whole genome shotgun sequence genome, acatttcaatgcgattttgttattatatataacttCATATAACATAactttacattaataattttaaatagttttaacttaaaatttatttgccaaggcaacactttgcattttcgttacgtttttaataaaataattagatttagattttaatttctgcttttatttcaattaccgaaaattacttttaatagttGTAGTTTACAATATTTCTTAGAGATGATTTCCTATTCAATCTTTAgcacatttctttctctcttcttgaTTACCTCTACAGCAACAAGAACAGGACCCCACCAATCTGTACATCTCTAATCTGCCTCTGTCTATGGACGAGCAGGAGTTAGAAAGCATGCTCAAGCCCTTCAGCCAGGTCATCTCCACGCGCATCTTACGTGATGCAAACGGCACCAGCCGCGGAGTTGGTTTCGCCAGGTGCGTCTGACAAGCTCTCATACCTGTCACATGACATTATCCTCATTAATATtccattaataatgcatttgcaATTACTCTATATTAGGATGGAATCGACTGAAAAATGTGAGGCTATCATTCAACATTTCAATGGCAAATACATCAAGACTCCTCCCGGAGTAGCAGGTACTACATTTGGGTTGTTTTTCATATTGAGTTTTATACTGACAAGATGCTTATGACAGGTTAATAATGAGAGCTATGTTTTCATTGTGCCTACAGAACCCTTGCTATGTAAATTTGCGGATGGGGGACAGAAGAAACGTCAGAATCAGGGGAAATATCACCAGAATGGGCGGCAGTGGCCGAGAGAGGGCGAGACTGTGAGAAAGCtgattttctgttcttttttccaCATAGATTTTAATCATTCTGTGGTCCAAGTGTGAATtcaactgtctctctctcattctcacacacatGCAGGGCGGGATGACGCTAACATATGACCCTACTCCTGCTTTACAAAATGGGTGGGTGCGGAAATTATTGCTCAATAAATGTTGTAATTTGTGCTTTTAATTATGACTGCATGGTAAcagctttctttaaaaaaaatgtgtttgtcgcCCCCTGCAGGTTTTACTCGCCTTCCTACAGCATTGCTCCTAACAGAATTATTGCTCAGAGTTCCATCTCTCCCTACATGCACTCACCTGTATCTACCTACCAGGTATGGAGAAGCCATTTGTTTTGCAAGAGCCGTATTACAGTTCACAGctctatatttcaagtcttttgaagATCTACAATCATTATATATGAGGCATTTGAGTTGTTGTTTACAGAAAAGTCTTCACATACTCCCTAGCTTATTAGGTCTAAATTGTTATAGATCTGAATTATACAGAATAATGACCCAAATCTAAGATTAAAATGTGTCTCCTTTTAATATCAGGTACACAATCCCTCCTGGATACATCACCAGTCATACCTCATGCACCCCACAGTAAGTTGCAGTTAAACTGCTGCTCTATATCCTAAAGCACCTCTGCCTGTCTAACTTTCTTCTCTTCTGGGCGCAGGGTACCGTCCTCACGCCCACAGTGGACCACACCATGACCATTCAGCCCACTGCCATAATAGGGCCTCTCACACAACAGCTCAGCCATCTAACCCTGGGCAGCACAGGCACGGTACGTCCCCCACAGATGCCCACAGAGAATTCATTACAAAtgtcttgagaaaaaaaaaagaaaaaaaaaatgtatattggtCTAATTTTTTATGACTGGCAgtaaattagtttatatttttattttcttcttgtcTTTTCAATaaagttttggtttttttattgtttttctagtttcatattatttaatttttattttagttgcagTATTTCAGGGCTACCAGAGTTAATATGCTAACTAGTATCATAAAAAATATTGCcaattatatttttgcatttttaggtGGTCTTGGtgtcatgaaaatgtattttagtttagtttcagttattaATATATGTGTTAGTTTTAGGGCTACAcgatataacaatataaaaccgatattgcaaaatatgcagcACACATATAAACGTTTGACAGATtaagatttgaaaaataaatttatacagaCAAATtaaagtattgtaattttacagtgtactataaaaatatttttattacttttattaaatattcaatagtacaatagtattattgcaatatgttttaaaatattttaaataataatcacaataaaaataattttatagatttttaaaaaataatttatggtcATATTGATTGGGTCAAAAACATTGGTAATGGGGCCTATAAAATTCCAGCGAAGTGAGAATTTTTTCTCTCACTATATTCACTATATTAAATTCATTAAGCTTTTCAAGTTTTCCCCAAATTATTCAGCCCTAAAAGGATGATTCACACTCAAAAAAATCTAAGtctcaaattaaaaatgaatttttcagcttttaaattatttttttacaaaatatattttctcataGTGCAGTatatcacagaaaaacaaaaaatacaattattatccAAGTCTTTATAGAATGATtaattccaaaatatattttctcataacgcaataatacacaaacaaaaaaacaataagatcAACAACTTAAAACACTCATCTAATTACTACAATCTGTACTAAATAAGAATTCTACACAACCATATGCACAAGAAGTTCATCCGCTTAAAATATTCCTCTAATGTGTACTATCTGTGTATATCACACATTTGTCAATGTGTGTCCATCTGTCCTCAGTATATGCCTGCAAACGCAGCTATGCAAGGGACCTACATACCACAATACGCCCAAGTGCCTCCTTCAAGTGTTACAGCTGAGGTATGAAATCCCTGCGTGCTGAATTATTACAAGTGTTTCAGAGCCTGATTCACTGTGATGTATTGTCAGTAATGTTGACCTCATGCCACTGCAGGAAAATAGCGTCCAACAGCAGCAGGTTGCCATAGAGACACCCACAGACCACACAACATACTCCTACCAGCATGGCAAGTGAAGAGGAGGTGGGCTACTTCCTGTTGCTTTGCAAATGTTGTGGTCTGTAATGGAAAGAGAGTGAAAACAATGGTtatccacaataaaaaaaattcatgatgTTGTATTGGCATATCTACTGTATccaagaaattataaaatcagtTCTTCTGAACTACATGGATGAGTAACTCAAGTTGTTTACGTTTTTGTAAGCTTCTTGTCTGACTCTAATATCTTTCTTCCTCTTATTTTAGTACATTCATATGAGTGATGGAGGACTTTGGATAACTGAACCACCTCTCGACATAAAAACATATGGACATTGCGAAAAGGAACAGAGAAGCGTGTCTCTTTCCAATGAAAaaaagcagacttttttttttttcttggagaaGACCAACCGATAATGAAAGTAAGTGAAAGACTTGGATGGAGAAAGCTATGACTGCAAGATGTCATAAAAGTTCACAGAAAGTGAAGTAagcttttttttaacacaaagactcacatacatacatgcacacacactcccaACACACTTTGAGAAATATTTTTCTGCaactttattttctaaaatgttctGCAAAGCCAGAATGAAACAACTACGTTACAACACaatgtgtcattttaatttgatttaatgtttttgtaaaattcttCAAAGATTTTGTTGACTGCTTTTGAACTGTCTGCTGCAAAAGGAGGAATTTTGTACATAAAAAACCTGTTTTTGCAAAGTTCTTGCTgcatttttcttgaatattgatTTAAGGAAATCCTGAGGAACCTGCTGAAACCAGCATCAAAGTCGTTTTGATAGAGCTACAGAAAAATGTGCTGTATCGAAGAGCGTTGTAAATGCACTCATTGTTTCGAGCAAGGTTGTGTCTAGCAAGGTAAGACTGAATTCTGAAACCAAGACCTCATATCCCCTCACAAAAAAATGTCCTTTTCCCTTCCAAAATGCTGCTTTATCTTGTAAGTTAggtttaaatgttgaaatttatttttgtatttgaagataatttttttaaagaaaatttcaaacaGAAGCTATTTGGATGATAAAACTTTTTTATGGCTTTGTTTTCATGTCAATAGTTCTGTCTTGCCTCTTCATGCATATGGGttatgtcttttctttttttctgcattgtaagGAGTGCTCCTCCAATGTTGTAATGTAGGcctgtaaattaatttttcttgCCTTGGTGAACCTTAATAGTGAGGAGTGTGTTTTTTTGGGATGTGTCCCCTGAGATATAAAAATGCCAATATAATGAAAACCAAGAGAGTTCTTCCCTTATTAGTGGAACACTCCagtttctttccttccttctgaGGTACAAGATTGAGTCTGGAACAGTGATTATTTGTGTTGTGCTCTGTGCATGAATATAAATCCAAGATGctgaattatacatttaaattcgCTGAACAGCACAATCGATTCAGTTATGtatgaaatcaaatataatactgtaaatctaaatatattagGTTAAAGACTGATTATATGGTCTCAATCAAAAATAGGACTTAGTAggcataaaatatttacatttcacataTTCACACATTTGAGTTAAGCTTTTCAAGAAATATATGAACCCAATATATTTGAATCAGTCTATACAGTATTGTTTACAATTTTACCAGAAATAATTTAGTAAGTAAAGAAAACCaatgaaatatacacaaatgACTTTTTTGTCATGGAATATTCTTTCCAATTTCGTTTCTAAAACAAATTTAAGACAACATGAGCTTAAGAGACAAGACTCAAACaagaattcatttgaaatgaTTTCATTTATCCTCTGATACACACATAACCTCAGGAATTCACTTCCAGTAAGATCTGCTCCACATacaaaaacagataataaaaggTACAAAATGAGTATTAAATATGTCTTCAGCATATCTGAAGACTATATCTATAGCTTTACCGTATAGTCACTGTATATACAATAATTGTCAATAtcctgcaggaaaaaaaaaaaatctagaaacaGTTGCCAAAAATAGTTTTCTCTTACATAAAAGGAAGAACAGAACAGATGTATGACACTGTTGTGCTGtgaaaaagcaaataaatgtaaGTGCAGTCTGTCTATGAGTTGACCAAAATGATCAGAAGACTCCCAAGTTATCAAAAAGCCACCtaatactgataaaaataaacatcCCTGTGATGGCAGAACTCCATCCCAAAACATACTGAAGTCAAAAGCATTGCAGCACAAGAGCTTTTCATCACCTCTAGGGAAAAGGAACCACAAAACTCACTTAAATCTGAAAAAATAGGTCTCTCCGAAAAAAGAAGACTCTACCCGAGTCttagtttcttatttaaaataaaattattttcgcGGTTAAATACCTTGACAGCGTCTGTATAAAACATACAGGtatcaaatgtcaaatattaagTACACTGCTGTTTTTCATTAGAAAACCACTGAGTGAGTCTGTGATTGTCAATTCCAGATATTTTACTAGCCCTAGAGTAAAAAGACATCAGTGTAAAACTCACTGATCATATTACTGTAACATTTATGACTTCAGATGATTTGAGATCAAGCACACTCCATGCCAATTAACACAAATGATTATTTGAAGTCATCTTAAGACAGGCCTTATATTGACAGCT contains:
- the LOC109101123 gene encoding RNA-binding motif, single-stranded-interacting protein 2-like; protein product: MSPVTSADCFGCTRRSGHSAAAAVKMLLSVPPRTGINPYNGYTSRTSKKQAYASSTQQMALPSPNTTTSSNGSNSGGDQLSKTNLYIRGLHPGTTDQDLVKLCQPYGKIVSTKAILDKTTNKCKGYGFVDFDSPASAQKAVTALKASGVQAQMAKQQEQDPTNLYISNLPLSMDEQELESMLKPFSQVISTRILRDANGTSRGVGFARMESTEKCEAIIQHFNGKYIKTPPGVAVPTEPLLCKFADGGQKKRQNQGKYHQNGRQWPREGETGGMTLTYDPTPALQNGFYSPSYSIAPNRIIAQSSISPYMHSPVSTYQVHNPSWIHHQSYLMHPTGTVLTPTVDHTMTIQPTAIIGPLTQQLSHLTLGSTGTYMPANAAMQGTYIPQYAQVPPSSVTAEENSVQQQQVAIETPTDHTTYSYQHGK